A window of Gallus gallus isolate bGalGal1 chromosome 3, bGalGal1.mat.broiler.GRCg7b, whole genome shotgun sequence genomic DNA:
CATAGTGCAGAATGTTGTCTGCATataaaaaaacctttaaaatgtTGTGTTAATATCTTActattacattattttctaaTAGTTTgcaaataattatatatattctgAGGCTCATGGCAAGATTTACACTTCTGTAGTTCATTCTGAGCATGATTTTGTTCTAGGGTTGTGAGGGTCTCTGAATTTGTCCCTCAGAAATTTCAATTCAAAGTAAATCCAGATGGGTTTTACCAAgactgcttctgaaatgcacCGTGactaaggaaaaatgaagagggaaggaaagagcttAAATTGcaatactgaaacaaaaaatacatggacatataaaatagaaaaagacaATCATAGCATGTATTTATACTAAATTAAAACTTTATTGACTAATGTTCTCCAGACAACATGATCCAATGGACTATGGTTGCAAACATGCAATGAAGTTGAACACAACAGTAGTTTAACATGGAATGTCAAACAAATTAATATATTGTAGTAAATGAAACCATTTATCTGTGTTGCTGCAAAATGAAACCAAGCTATGTATTTCCTTGGTCAATCTGTGTTCAGCTAAGAGGCAATACATTTGAAGAAACTGGTAGATTTCTTTaggatttatttcaaataaattatctagaattgtattttttttttaaatcctttcaaCTTCACTTGCACTTCAAACAAAACCTAAGTGTAAACACTAAAGTTGCTAGAGCCATCTAGAAAAGCCTAACTGTCAAACCTGGAGTGGACATTACAGTTCAGTAAATGCGAATGCTTAGTATAAGAAAAATACCAGTTACTGCAAAAGTCACATAggcatattttattattaatccAGCACAAAGCATTTCTTCTAAGTTTTTCACATAAAAGACTAAAGCTTGCTTACAGTACTACAACTTCTATCGTTCAAGCATCATTATTACCTATCAGGGAGATTGGCTAGATGACCGAATGGGTCTTTTCCATCCCTAACTTCtataaagaaaatcattcaTACCAGCAAGAAGATGGGTCGCTACATCTTGAGCTTGATCCTGTAGACTTTGTTCAGGCAAAACTCCCACTGACTTAAAAGAGAGATTTTCCAGAGCAAGGCATCCAGGATTAGGcccttttttattgtttattttttaaaaagcatccaTTTAGGATACATGGAAAATATTacatagaattaaaaaaatatgacatGTGCTTCACTTGCATTGAAGGAATCAGAGAATGTAAACACCATAGTGGCCCACACCTTTACAATATCCATGAGGAAGTGTCAACTGCAAGTAATCTGTGTGCGTATGCTTCTCAGTGTATGCTTCTGAGTGTGTTTTGTGTACATCTTTACCTCCATGTCCATACACACATGTACACCCTTAAAATACATAAAGGTGTGATAAAATTAATTAGAGTCAGTTGCTTGCCTGTCTTAATGCTTAAATCTGCAAGTGACAGCCAACTGGGTTTTATATGATGCTAATGAGACTGCATGTGAACAGCAGGACATGAATATTGCTGTGGGCAAGAGTGTGGTTGCTGATTCTAGGAGCGTGGAGCCATCCTACTTCCACCTATGCACATCACTAAATCTACCTGCATTAAGAGCTGGAAAAGCAGGTGACCAAAGTATTTCTTGGTGGGCTTTTTCTGAAATTTGAGTTGTAGACTGTCCTCACAGAAGCCTTTCAACAACCTGGAGGACTACGCAGGAAAGTTTACCTTCAAAGTGCACTTATTAAGAATGGAATGTTCTTGACAGGGAAATGATCAGAGACAATCCTGGATTTTTTGCTTGTTGAataggaaaaacattttcatcttcagaCAGCACTTCACCCTGACAAATTtgagttcagttattattgggTTTTAGAAGATTCTTTAGAAACAAACACAATAGTACGCACATACACATACACTCAGATATTTACAGCCTTTCTAGAAAAACCAACCCCATACCTTAGTAACAACtacttatctttttcttttttttttttttttagtatttaaatTCTTTAAACCAGCTACATTAAATACCAATGTGTATTGTACCACCCCACACCAGCCCCATATCCTCCCCAAAAAACagcaagtattttaaaagtttgtttgcctgtttgtttttacGATTGTTAAAATCTCCTGCTTGAGACTGTTAAGTACCACCTCCACTGGAACAAGATCAGCACTGACTGCATCTTCCAATGCACGTTGTTTCATAGTTGAGTAAGTACTGCAGTGAGAAGCTTAGATCTCCAGGTCATCAGGTCGAGGCCTGCTGCTGGCTcggctgctggctctgctgggagGCCTCTGGTCCACAATGGTGAGGGGTTGCAGCTCGTGTCCCGACGCCAGTTTTTTCGTGTTCTGGTGCTCATCGGCGAAGTCGAAGGGCTGGGCATGAGAGTTGGAGATGGTGCTGCCAGCCTGCCCCATCCTATTCTGCTCCGCACTGTAGTTGGCCCAGTTTTGCTCGCTGGCTTGCTTATTGTAGTTACGACAGGAGGAATTGTTCCTGTCTCCGGTAACAAGCTTGTACCCCGGGGGAGACATGGGAGACAAGGGGGCGGTCGGTGAGGAACAGCCATTGTAATACGCATATTTGGGGGAACCACAGTCCTTGGAAGGGCTCATCGTGCCACTGTGGGAGTAGGGGTCGGTTTTTCCTTTCACACGATCCTTGACACCCTTGAAGAACACGTAGAAAAGCTCAATGATGTTCAAGGCAAGAGACACCAAAGACACTACCAGCATGAAGACGATGAAAATGGTTTTCTCAGTTGGACGGGACAGGAAACAGTCCACCCTGTGAGGGCATGGGTCTCGCTCACAGGTGTAGATGGCACTCAGGCTAAACCCATAAATGTACCACTGTATCAGCAGGAAAGCCACCTCGAAGACAGACTTAAACAGGATGCTGATGATGTAAGTACGAAGCAGTCCTCCACGCATCTTTACCTTGCCGTGCTCTTCAATTCCATACTTGAATTTCTTAATTTCTATTTGTTTGAGGTGCATATCCACATTCACACCATCATTCTGGACCACCTTgagctcttcctctcttttgttcagcttctcttctttcctcatcACGTAGAACACGTGCGCCAGGTACAAGAGGGTTGGTACAGACACAAATATGATCTGCAGAACCCAGAAACGCACgtgggagatggggaaggacTTGTCATAGCAGACGTTCTCACAACCAGGCTGTTGAGTATTGCACCGAAAAGCAGACTGTTCATCTCCCCAAGCAGACTCGACTGCTGTCCCCAATAGCAGGATTCGGAAAATAAAGAGGACAGACAGCCACACTTTTCCTCCTGCAGTAGAATAAGCTTGAACCTTGTCAAGAAGTTTTCCCAGGGCACTCCAATCACCCATCTTCACTGGATATTGGctaaagaaggaaacaaagaaaaaaaacaaaacaaaactgatggTTAAGATAGATGTTTAATACTTTTGATGAGCTGAATCACACACAAATCAATGCTAACAGTACAGTTGCGTcagctttgttttaattcatgCGCTTCACTTGGTCTGCAGGTGGAGTGGGAAGTATGGGAAACtgtaaagataaatattttatcatgtCTCCGAACACAGTGAAAGAAAGTTGTTCCCAATTTCAGTCATATTTTCAACAAATTCATAAAAACCCCTGGTTGCCACTGTGGTTGGCTAAAACCAGCTTCCTTGGTGGCAGCTTCAGTTCAATGACTGACATCTGCCACAGGCAGAAAACAGCTGTGGCACACTGCTGAAGCAGGATGTGGAAGCATTTGGTAGTACTGCCTGAATATgctaagaagaaatgaaagatttctcttttcaaTGTGTCTCATCTATGGttatttatatattcattttttaaaagagcaggaaagcaaA
This region includes:
- the GJA1 gene encoding gap junction alpha-1 protein isoform X1 yields the protein MGDWSALGKLLDKVQAYSTAGGKVWLSVLFIFRILLLGTAVESAWGDEQSAFRCNTQQPGCENVCYDKSFPISHVRFWVLQIIFVSVPTLLYLAHVFYVMRKEEKLNKREEELKVVQNDGVNVDMHLKQIEIKKFKYGIEEHGKVKMRGGLLRTYIISILFKSVFEVAFLLIQWYIYGFSLSAIYTCERDPCPHRVDCFLSRPTEKTIFIVFMLVVSLVSLALNIIELFYVFFKGVKDRVKGKTDPYSHSGTMSPSKDCGSPKYAYYNGCSSPTAPLSPMSPPGYKLVTGDRNNSSCRNYNKQASEQNWANYSAEQNRMGQAGSTISNSHAQPFDFADEHQNTKKLASGHELQPLTIVDQRPPSRASSRASSRPRPDDLEI